The Mustela nigripes isolate SB6536 chromosome 4, MUSNIG.SB6536, whole genome shotgun sequence genome includes a window with the following:
- the LOC132015161 gene encoding large ribosomal subunit protein eL32-like, whose protein sequence is MAALRPLVKPKIIKKRTKKFIRHQSDRYVKIKRNWRKPRGIDNRVRRRFKGQILMPNIGYGSNKKTKHMLPSGFRKFLVHNVKELEVLLMCNKSYCAEIAHNVSSKNRKAIVERAVQLAIRVTNPNARLRSEENE, encoded by the coding sequence ATGGCTGCCCTCAGACCTTTGGTGAAGCCCAAGATCATTAAAAAGAGGACCAAGAAGTTCATCCGGCACCAGTCAGACCGATATGTCAAAATTAAGCGCAACTGGCGGAAGCCGAGAGGCATTGACAATAGGGTGCGCAGAAGATTCAAGGGCCAGATCTTGATGCCCAACATTGGTTATGGGAGCAACAAGAAGACAAAGCACATGTTGCCCAGTGGCTTCAGGAAGTTCCTAGTGCACAACGTCAAGGAGCTTGAAGTGCTGCTGATGTGTAACAAATCTTACTGTGCAGAGATTGCTCACAACGTCTCCTCCAAGAACCGCAAAGCTATTGTGGAAAGAGCAGTCCAGCTGGCAATCAGAGTCACCAATCCCAATGCCAGGCTGCgcagtgaagaaaatgaatag